Below is a window of Humulus lupulus chromosome 2, drHumLupu1.1, whole genome shotgun sequence DNA.
GTAAAATCTCCTTTCTTAACAAAATTTGGATCTTCTGAAGTTGGagtgaaacaaaaaagaaagaggaCGATATTGGATAATATTTGTCCCTTTTCCAATGAACTTGGTGATAATCACACTAAAGAACAACTGTCTGAGTTTGACTCCTGGATTAATCTTGATTTGAAGAAAAGGAACAAGTATGTACAACCATTATTTGTTTTAAAGTTTGTTATATGTGTAATATGTATGATTAATTTGTtaacctttttattttattttttaatgtattgtTCAGGTTCAAAAAATATGATGATAATTCTGTGGACCCACCAATTAACTTCACTTTTGTTCATATTTCTGAGAAGACTTGGTTTCATAGCCTTTTTTTCTCTGGGCGATTCGTTGATTCATCAGTGAGATTCTCCCTTTTTAATTTATCTGGTTTTTCATGTTggagtttctttttttttttttttttttacaaggtaATAAGTCTAGTGATCTATTTATGCTATATATTATGATGTtgttgggtaaccagttaccttactGTTTGCTTTGTTGTAGTTCattgggtaactagttacccaatCATTGTAACTGGTTTTTGTCTTGATGATGGTCACCAGTTACCCTTGTGTGACAAAGTTTTATTGACTGTCATAGTAGATTTGTTTCTACCcatatcattttataatcatgtattttttttattatgcagCATATTGATGTGATGATGTATTACTTGAGGAGAAaggttaaattgtctaaagattTGAAGAGAAGAGTATCTACGACTGACACTTGTTTTGGGCAAAACCTAGTGTTTATGTATGAAGATTTTAAGAAAAAAGGTAGTGGTGCATTTAAAATAGATGAGAGCTGCGTTTCTTTGAAGATAATGAAGGGGGAATCCATGTTTTGTGCAACTCATTGGAATTTGCTTGATGATGTTGTCATGATTCAATGTCTGGTGCAAAGCATGAAAATCAGACTTTACCTGTCGTTGAGGCATTTGCTGTTTTGATTCCTCTTCTATTGGAGATGATTGATTTCTATGTTCGTAAAGATATTAATCTTGATGTTAGCCCGTATGATGTGGCAGAGAATGAGGCTTTGAAGTTGAGCATTGCTAAAGGCATTCCTCAACAGACTGATTGGTTAGTTTGTTtatttgattttagtttttttttttttttttttgtgtgtgtgttctgttttgtttatatgttcttagttgttttttttttttttacttttttctaTTATGCAGTGATTGTGGGGTGTTTTCTACTTATTTTGCTGAGCAAATAATTCTTGGGAAGGAGAACGAGATGCCTAAAAATATTGATGTTCGCCTCCTTCGCAAAGACATTGCTGTCAGCTTATACTATCATGGAAAGAACAAAGAACTTGAGGGATACTTAACTAGCAATGAGTTCACTGAGAAGCTTCTGGAGAGGAGACAGAAACGAATGAAAATTGCTGCATAGGCTTTTAGTAATATTATATTTCTTTTGGTTTTTTATCTTTGCTACAACTGTAATTAAATGATGAATCAATTTCTAGTTTAACAGTTAGcttttttaattttcttcttaTGTAAAACATTGGGATTCTTAAGgtcattttatatatacatattagtaTATCGTTTTGTTAATTCTTTTGCTGTAAGCGTTTGGAAGAATGATTTAGAGGGTAACCAGGTACCCAGGTTGTTTATTTGCTAACATACcgagggtaactagttacttaattttattttatttttaattttttccccATTGGTTTGTTGTttgttaattacatttattaatatatattttagataACACTTTAAAGCAGGTAGCTAGTTTTctgtttgtttttgtatttttttccacTGTTTTATGGAATAATTTGAGGGAAACTAGTTCCCAGTTGGGTTGTTTAACTAATTTTATTGGTGATATTTGATGGTAACTAAGTACTCAGGCTGTTTGTTTCCTAATATACtgagggtaactagttacttaagtgttttttttttaattttccccTAAGCTTGTCTTTTTTATAGTTATGCAACCAATTTAttaagttaatattaaagtaactttaatattatatatagacgAGTTTGTGATTGTAGAAAGTAAAtgttttaattcttttttttttttttttggcttttagATTGTTATAGTGGGGTAATTTATCTTGTATTGAAACttcagggtaaccagttacctatatcgttgtttttgttgttaatttttggTAACTGggtacaataattttttttttgtcatggTTTATTTATAGTGATGGTAGCATTGAAAAATAGAAGCAAACAAATCCAAGAAATTATTTTGAAAGGATTTTATAAGTTTGCATAACCAATCaatgtgttttatttttaaacaatcttATTAAAATACTGAATGATACTTGATGAATATGAAAGACTCTCTTTCAATGAGTAAAGCTATGACAGGTTTGTTTTGCTGTAGAATATGAATCTATGTCTTTGGTTTTTTCTGTTTGTTTGGCTTCTAAAATGGAGGATTCCTGCAAGTCTTCCTGTTATGTCCTGGTTGTGCACATTTCCCACAGGGGATTATTACCTTATTTTCCCCTCTTGATCTTATTCGTTTCTTTCTTGGTCTTCCTGCAGGGATTGTTGCATTTGGAGGCAGCACTATTATGTCCAAGTGTTGTGGGAGATTCCATTCATCTTTATGGGGCAAAGGATgaacattttcttgatacaatgcTTTCAACGTTTCTGTTCTGTAGAATTTTGCACAATAATCATACACACTCAAGTTTCTTTTTGCAATGACAGCTACTGCATGGCCACAAGGTATTTCATATTCTTGGAACCTATTGCAAGTGCATGTTCTATTATGTATATTTACTGTGAAATTTATCCCCTTTTGATCACGAACTTGGTATTCTATTGTGTTGAAAGGCAAGACCTAAAAATAGTTTTTCATGAAATAGAATCAGATAATAAACATTTTAACTAGACTTAAGATTTAAAGTAACTAGTTATGCTTCTGTGTAAAAAAAATTTCTTGTTCTTatggaaggtaactggttaccatctATTGACAGAATAAGGATTTGTAAGAATATGTTTAGTTGCATACCTCATACTTCATTTTTGAAACAATGGCATATCTCAATTCATTTTCTGTTGCTGTAGAGACTTTTGTGAATGTTCCATTTGCATTATTTGAGTTGTTCCAAACCCACTTTTGAACCAAACTTCTAAGGCATTCAACCAAGATATCAATGGGGAGATTTCTTGCAGCTTTTAGTGCAGCGTTGAGTGATTCTGCGATGTTGGATGTCATCATGGTGTATCTTTTTGTTGGCGAGTATGATCTTGCCTAAGTTTCATACTTGGCTTTTTCTAAATAGGGCCTAATGCGTCTATCAATTCTATCAAGGcctttcatgtagttttcacattCTGTCTGTGTGTATGCTTTTGCTGCTGCAATGAATTTAATTTGTAGTTCTTCTCCATGGCTCCCATACTTGCCTTTCAAATTATTGAGTAAGTGAAACATGCAAGCTCCATGGAAAGCATTTGGGTACACCATATGTACTGCATTGTCTATGCTCTTATGTCTGTCAGAAACTATAGCCAATCCTATGGAgtacaaatattttaaaataaaaaaacaaaaattaagtatttttcaatttttttttatttttttattttggtgaaggtaaccagttactttggTCAGTTTCTAAAAGAAATAGCATGTATTAGTGTATTTTGTTTCGGTAAAATGTTcctatttgtttgtaaacaagaATATATCGTTGAAGCTATCATACCTTCGGGTTCTCCATAGGTTTCTCGCAGTTTGGAGAAGAACCATAGCCATGAGTTATCATTTTCAGAGTCTGCTATTCCAAAAGCCAACACGAAAATGTTGTTGTTTGAATCTAACGTTGATGCTGAAAATAGGGTTCCACCATGTGCATTTTTCAAAAAAAGCTCCATCAACAACAATTATAGGCCTCAAGTATCTCCAACCGTTGATTGAGTTAGATAAAGCTATGTATAGGTATTTGAATCTATCTTCCTTGTCTGTGAGTAGGTGTGTTATTGTTCCTGGATTTGCTTGCTTCAACATGTAAAGATATATTGGCAACTTCTGATATGAATCATCGAGGTTCCCTCTTACTAGACGCAAAGCTTTCTCTCTTGATCTCCATGTTTTTGTGTATCCCATAGTTACTCCAAAGTCATCATTCATATCATTCATGATGTCATTTGGAGTGTAATTTCTTTTGATTGacttgtacttattctttattaatTCCCCAACTACGATGCTTTTTGCCTATGGTCTTCCAAAACAATTTCAACAGAGCAAGTGTGATTTGGATTGCATTTCCGTACCTTGAATAAATCTTGATTTATGTACTTAGATGCTCTCACCAACTAGTTGCATGTTTCATCTGCGCAAGTACCTAGGTACTCTCTAGGTTctgatctttttgttttgaactggAAGTTATGCAGCATTGCATAGTAGCTAAGGGCTGATTTGACTGTGTTCTTATCCTTGTAAATTTGTCCTTACTCTATTGTGTTCACTCTGTAATCAGATATTACTAGTTGGATTTCAtccaacttcttttttctttttgtattgtCCTCAATTATGAAATCAGCTACTTCTTCAGTAAAATGAGGTATGTAtgacacatttatgccctcatttgTTGTGCTTGACATTCCTTCTTCAAGTAACATTTGTTCATTGATGGAAGCTTGATTTTCTTGCATTAATAATGTCCCCACCTCCATTTCTACTGCTGTAGCTTTCTGATTTGCTAGTAGAAGAAGGTCATTTTCATTGCTTGATTCTTGAACTATAGTGACACACAATGGTAAGTCTGTTATTTTAGCAgcaacttttttctttatttctaggAAGAACAACACTGAATTGTCTGTTACAACCTTCATTGGTGGTGTTCCTTTTTCTACTTGATAAGAAACTTCAATAGTTGCTGTTTTTTCCTTTATCTCCttttttatcaaattcaccaagttGTCAAGAGAACAATTTGGTGGTATTAATATCCCAGTCGTTGTGTATCCTTGGTACTCGTTGTTTTCATTCCAATTGCCTCCTTATTGAACCAAAGAAGTAATATTGTCCATATCTGTAAAATTTGGCAATATTTTAAGCAGTTAGTTGGTTCTAAATGGGCTAGGTAACTGGCTAACTTAATATTTAATCACATATTCTCCTGAAACATTTAGCTTTTGTAGGGTAACTGGTCACACTTAGTTTTACATATTTTATGTTTTTcaaattagttatatatattgattGTTGTTGCAGGGTAACTTGTTACACTTAGTTTTacacattgtttttttttttgcagggtaactggttaccttaataATGAATCATATATTGCCTATTTTTACCCTTAGTTTTATATAGTTGTAATTTCCTGTTAGTTTTATTTATTGTCTGTttttcagggtaactggttaccctattgTTACTGATTGTTTTTGTAGTAAATCTTCCCAGCtacatcaaataattttttttttattgtaaagaTAAATTAGAGTGTCAAATTTTTAGAGTTCTTGTTTCTTGTCTATTTTTTTTGGTTAATGA
It encodes the following:
- the LOC133814917 gene encoding uncharacterized protein LOC133814917 produces the protein MMTSNIAESLNAALKAARNLPIDILVECLRSLVQKWVWNNSNNANGTFTKVSTATENELRYAIVSKMKYEVLPFNTIEYQVRDQKGINFTVNIHNRTCTCNRFQEYEIPCGHAVAVIAKRNLSVYDYCAKFYRTETLKALYQENVHPLPHKDEWNLPQHLDIIVLPPNATIPAGRPRKKRIRSRGENKVIIPCGKCAQPGHNRKTCRNPPF
- the LOC133814916 gene encoding uncharacterized protein LOC133814916 yields the protein MSGAKHENQTLPVVEAFAVLIPLLLEMIDFYVRKDINLDVSPYDVAENEALKLSIAKGIPQQTDCDCGVFSTYFAEQIILGKENEMPKNIDVRLLRKDIAVSLYYHGKNKELEGYLTSNEFTEKLLERRQKRMKIAA